GGTCAAGGCTTAGTTCAAACAATTGCCAATGCTTTGAATGGTGACTTGCTTTGGTTAGGTAATGGGTTGACAGTAGCTGGTGCCACATTGCCAGCTGTAGGTTTCGCAATCTTATTACGGTACTTACCAATTAAAAAGCATGCCGCATACTTAATTTTAGGCTTCACGATTACGACGCTGTTCTCAGTTTTGTTCAGCAGTATCCAGGCATTAGGTACTGGTGTTGCTGCAGCAAACAAGAGCTTTACTGCTACCTTTAACGGCTTGCCAATGCTGGCAGTTGCATTGCTAGGTTTAGCACTTGCAATTTTGCACTACAAGAATATTCCGCTTAAGAGCGCTGCACAAAAGACTGTAAGTCAAAGCAACGCAAATGATGACGAGGGGGAAATTACTGATGACGAACTCTAAACCAAAGTATAAATTAACTGATAAAGACTTTAATCAGATTAACAGAAGATCATTATTCGGCTACCAGTTAGGCTGGAACTACGAAAGAATGCAGAACAGTGGCTATCTGTATACGATTTTGCCGCAACTGCGCAAGATTTATGGTGATGATACTCCAGAGTTGAGAGAAATGATGAAGACGCACATGCAGTTCTTTAATACTTCTAACTTCTTTAACACGATTATCACGGGACTTGACCTTGCCGTTGAGGAAAATGAAGGAATTGCTGGTAAAGATACGGTTACTGGTATGAAAGTAGGTTTGATGGGTTCATTTGCGGCAATTGGTGACTCAATTTTCGCTTCCTTAATCCCAGCTATCTTTGGGGCTTTAGCAGCTTCAATGGCTCATGAAGGCAACCCAACTGGAGTTATTATCTGGGTTGCAGTTTGCTTACTAATCTGCGTCTTTCGTTGGAAACAATTACGGATTGCTTATAAGCAAGGTGTTTCTCTAGTTACTGATATG
The sequence above is a segment of the Lactobacillus sp. ESL0677 genome. Coding sequences within it:
- a CDS encoding PTS system mannose/fructose/sorbose family transporter subunit IID; amino-acid sequence: MTNSKPKYKLTDKDFNQINRRSLFGYQLGWNYERMQNSGYLYTILPQLRKIYGDDTPELREMMKTHMQFFNTSNFFNTIITGLDLAVEENEGIAGKDTVTGMKVGLMGSFAAIGDSIFASLIPAIFGALAASMAHEGNPTGVIIWVAVCLLICVFRWKQLRIAYKQGVSLVTDMRDQLNALTDSATVLGVFMVGALVATMVNIKFAWVPQIGKVSMNIQNNLDMIIPKLLPAAVVAFVYWLLGKKGMSSTKVIFIVLILCVILGGTGIIAKI